The segment AGATCCTTATAGAAAATTTTGAACGTGATTTTATAAAAAAGAAATTAGAGGAATGCGGCTGGAATATCAGCCGTACTGCAGAAGCCCTTGATATGCACCGGCAAAACCTTCAGCAAAAAATGCGTGACCTTTGTATAACGAAGGAATCAATTCATGATCATAATACTCGATGATTTTGCATATGCCTTTTATCCTGTTATTGACCGCCTCGGGTTAGCGTACCACCGGAGCATCATGCAGGCAGAATATGCAACAGGCATCGTATTCACCTAACAGAGCTATTTACAGGGTATGTACAAACCCTTGCCAGAACTGCCATCCACATAATAAAACCACAGACGCATGTAATGTGTGGAAATTTAAATCAATACTGCCTCTACCGGTCGCCGCAGTGATCTTGGCATTTCTCTACCTTTGCCGAAGCGCACTACGAGATCCGGCCGTCCATCTCCCAGCCCAAAGGCTCTGGCGAATTCGGGGCACAGGCCGGATTCCTCTACCGGCTGGTTAACAAAGGCGTTCCGAATTCCCAATGCCGTGGCTTGTAAAGCGAACCGTTCGTAACAGCGGCCCGCCTCGACCCAATGGGCCTTGTCATCTGCGTTCGATATGAACACTGCAATTCCTGCTGAACTGCGGATACAACTGACATTCAAGAGGTTTTTCAGAGAAAAGATAAAATTTAATTGATTTTTTAGGAAGATAGATTAATCTACCCGGTAAAAACCTTCAGAAAAGAAAGGAAAAGGTATGCAGGGGAGTGAATCTTTTGAAATTCTAACTACCAAGAGACTTGATCACCTTCCTTTGGTATCAGCTTGTATGCGATACCTGGAAATTGGTCAGATTATCGACGAACTGGTTGATTCTCACAAACTCAATTGTGTAAGTACCGGAGAATGTCTCCAGGCAATGGTCTTGTCAATCCTGACCGGTCAGCATGCTCTGTACAAAGTCTCAGAAGTATTGGGTGACTATGATACCGAGATTGTTTTCCAGAAACAGATTAAGGCCGAGTCATTCCATGATAACCGGTTAGGGGCGGCACTGGATCAGATGTGGGAAGCCGGTTTGGGAATGTTGTATTCAAAGCTCATAGCAAAAGCTATCATGAAATACTCGCTAGGACTGGAGAAGCTGCATTTTGATACTACCAGTATTAGCCTGTACGGTGCTTATGAGCAAGAAGAAGATGGGGATGACATTCCGAGAATTACGTATGGACATAGTAAGGATAAGAGAACAGACCTCAAGCAAGTACTATTTGGAATGACGGTTAGTGGAGATGGGGGAGTTCCTCTTACAGGAAGGATTACCTCGGGGAACACCTCTGACAGCACGGAGAACCGGTTTAACCTGGAAACATTGCGAGAGATAGTGCCGGATATTTCCCGGAGCATCCTTGTTTCGGATAGTAAATTTTTTTCTGCCCCAACCGTAGAGATGGCCTTTGAGCAGGGGATTTCTTTTATCAGTTTGATGCCAAAAACGGTAGGGATGTATGAGGAGATACTCAAGGAGGATAAGCCATCAGAGATTCTTTTGACTACCCCAGGTAGGAGAAAAGGAGAATATGAAGAGTACCGGGGGTTTTCTCTGATAGCACCTTATGTCTATAAGACAGACAACGCAGAGCAAAGACACAGGCAGATGAGGTTTGTGGTAGTGGAATCAACCGCCCTTCAGAAACAGAAAGAAAGGGTATGGAAGGCAAAGAAAGAAAAGGAATATCAGGGGCTTACGAAACTTTCTCAGGGGATACAGAAAAGGGAATTTGCTTGTGAGGAGGATGCGCTGAGGGAAATTGATAAACTCAGAAAACAGATCAAGGTAGACTATCATAGGTTGGGCTTTGAGAGGGAGAAGAGAACGGTTATTGAAAAAAGACAGCACAGAGGCCGACCAAGAGCAGGAGAACAACTTCCCCAGAGGGAGAGTTGGACAGTAAATCTCTCTTTTCAGGAAGACGCTGAGCACCTCTCTCAGAGTAAGCAAAGACTGAACAAATTCATTCTGGTAACGAATATTTTGGATTCTTCCCGGATGACTGATGCAGAGATTCTGAAGGCATACAAGGGACAGTCTTCAGTGGAGACAAACTTTAAATGGGCTAAGAATCCTGCAGCAGTAGCTCCTATCTTCCTGAAGGATCCAAAGAGAATTGCGGTCTTAGGATTTGTTTATCTGGTAGCCCTTATGGTATATACGCTGATGCAACGGCAGATAAGACAGTCACTGAAAAGGGATCAGAAGAGCATACCGGGTAATAAGGGACTAACTGATAATCCAACAGGGAGAGTACTGTTTCAAAATATGAGAGGAATAGCTGTGGTTGTTGTCTCTCTTGGTGAGTCTGTCTTTAAGCAGGTTACCAATTTTACGCAACTGCATGAGGATATTCTGAATTATTTCGCCTTTGATACTGCAATCTATCAATCATTAAAAACGATTTCTTCTGCT is part of the Candidatus Jettenia sp. AMX2 genome and harbors:
- a CDS encoding IS1634 family transposase, with product MQGSESFEILTTKRLDHLPLVSACMRYLEIGQIIDELVDSHKLNCVSTGECLQAMVLSILTGQHALYKVSEVLGDYDTEIVFQKQIKAESFHDNRLGAALDQMWEAGLGMLYSKLIAKAIMKYSLGLEKLHFDTTSISLYGAYEQEEDGDDIPRITYGHSKDKRTDLKQVLFGMTVSGDGGVPLTGRITSGNTSDSTENRFNLETLREIVPDISRSILVSDSKFFSAPTVEMAFEQGISFISLMPKTVGMYEEILKEDKPSEILLTTPGRRKGEYEEYRGFSLIAPYVYKTDNAEQRHRQMRFVVVESTALQKQKERVWKAKKEKEYQGLTKLSQGIQKREFACEEDALREIDKLRKQIKVDYHRLGFEREKRTVIEKRQHRGRPRAGEQLPQRESWTVNLSFQEDAEHLSQSKQRLNKFILVTNILDSSRMTDAEILKAYKGQSSVETNFKWAKNPAAVAPIFLKDPKRIAVLGFVYLVALMVYTLMQRQIRQSLKRDQKSIPGNKGLTDNPTGRVLFQNMRGIAVVVVSLGESVFKQVTNFTQLHEDILNYFAFDTAIYQSLKTISSA